The genomic DNA TGGTAAAGAACGGCACCCCGGCCTCGCCCGCGATCGCCCGCGCCAACAGCGTTTTACCGGTACCCGGAGGGCCAACCAGCAGCGCGCCTTTGGGGATCTGACCGCCCAGACGGCTGAACTTCTGCGGGTTACGCAGGAATTCGACGATCTCTTCCAGTTCCTCCTTGGCCTCGTCGATGCCCGCGACATCGTCAAAGGTCACCCGGCCATGCTTTTCGGTCAGCATCTTGGCCTTGGATTTGCCAAATCCCATCGCGCCGCCCTTACCGCCGCCCTGCATGCGGTTCATAAAGTAGATCCACACACCGATCAGCAGAAGGAAGGGCAGCAGCGATACTAGGAACGTCTGGAAGCCCGATTGCTCCTGACTTTCGGCGGTCACTGGAATGCCTTCGTCAATCAGGATTTGCGTGATCTCTGCATCCTCTGGCTTGACCGTGACATAGTCCTGACCGTCAGAGCCGCGGAATCGCACGCTCTCTCCATCCAGGGTCACATTTGTCACTTTGTCATCCTTAACGGCGACAACAAACTCGGAATAGCTGACCGGTTTGCTCTGTAGCGTGCTGCCAGAGCCGCTGAACAGGTTAAACAGCGCCAGTATCAGCAGGAACAGAACCAGCCAGAAGGCGATGTTGCGTGCGTTGCCCAAGGAAACTCTCCTAATTCAGTCGATCCCGCATCTATCACAGGGATCACCTGTCATAAATAGAGATCATGTCTCTTACTTCAATGCGATAATAGACCGCTGTGAAAATCATCCGGTGTCCGACACAGTTCTGCCGTCCAGCCGTTCGCGGCCCCGGCCAGCGGCGCAGCGATCAGCGTGTCACGCTGCCAGACCCCTGGACCGGCCTCGATCGAGCCGCGCGGCAATCCTGTCTCGCGCCAATCCGGGCAAGCGATCCGCCCTTCGGAACCGAGCGCGCGGATTTCGGCACCCGGCAGATCAGGGCCAGTTAACCGCCAGCGACCGTCCCACAATGCGCCCGGCGTGGCCTGCAGGGATTTCACAGCCTCCAGCTCGCGAATGATCCGCACCTGATTGCTGCCCGCCATGATAACACAGCCATAGAGCGTGGTTTGCTGCCCCGCGTTGATGGCTTGCAACGCGGTGTCGATTTCGCGACCGCGCGCCCCATAACCGGGCCCCGCGACCCAGCCCAATGCCGCGCTCAGAATGCGGCGCGCAATATCGGGTCGTAGCGCAGCCATGCGCGCCCTGTCCAAAAGAACATCGCCGCTGTGGAAGTCCACTGCGTTGCGCGCCTCAATCGCCGCGTAATATGCGAGGGTCGCGCGAGCTTCTGCCAGATGATGTGCCGATTGGGTCAGCCCCTCGGCGGTCAGGCCCAGAGGCACCAGAACCTCAAGCGCCCGGCGCGCACGTACTCGTCGATAGGCACCGTCAGCATTGCTAGGATCATCAATCCAGCTAACGCCACGCTGCGTCAAATCTGCCCGCAACGCCGCCCGCGTCATCCGCAGCATGGGCCGGTGGAACGTCACCCTGTCCATCACACGGCGCGACGCCATTGCGGCCAAACCATCAATACCGGCGCGACGCGCCAATCGCATCAGCAGGGTTTCGGCTTGATCATCTGCCGTGTGACCCAATGCGATGTCATCTATCCCATTGTTCCGGGCCCATTCGGCCATCAGACAGTAACGAGCCTGCCGCGCCCGGTCCGGCAAATTGCCCTGCCCGTCCCAGCCATCCCAGTGCAGCGTATCATGGCGCACCCCGAGTGTTTCACAAACCTCGGCAACCTGCTGTGCTTCGGTCGCAGCTTCAGGGCGCAACCCATGATCGACGGTTACAACGCGCAGCGATGCGCCCCGCCACGATGCCAGTAAATGCAACAAAGCCAGCGAGTCACTGCCGCCGGAGACGGCAACGCCTAGCGTGTCGGGGACGTGGGGTAGAAAGTGACCTGCGATCCGGTCCTGCAATGACAGCCCGTCTTGCGTCACTGGCATCCCAAATTCTGCATTGCACTGTTTGCGTCAGCGACCGCCGTCGCAGAGGGGTAGCGCACCTCGACTTCTGCCAAAGTCAGACAGGCCTCTTCGGTTTGACCCAACCTGCCCAGCGCACGGCCCAGCCGGAACAGTGCGTCTGCCGCCAACGGTCCCTGTGGTGCGGCCGAGAACAGGTCAAGATAGGCGCGCGCCGCATCGGCCAGTTCTCCGGCACCCTCCAGTGCTTCGCCGCGTTTCAGCCCGGCATCATCCGACAGCGGTCCGCCGGGATAATTCTCGCGGAAGGTCGCAAACAGGGTTGCGGCCTCGGCATAATTGCCCGCCGTCAGGGCAGCGGCGGCGGCATCGTAGTCAGCTTTTTCCCCTACGGCCATCTCGGCTGTATCGCTCTGTTCGGGTGATGTCGTACCGGGCACAGCGGAAACGGCACTGCCTTCGGGCAGTGCGCCGCCGCCCAATGTGCTGGTTTCTCCCAACGTGCTGACATCGCCACCTTCCAGCTCGACCAGCCGGAACTCCAGATCGCCCAACCGATTGGTGCCATCCGACACGATCCGGTTAACGCGCAGTTCCAGTTCTTCGGTCTTGGCCGTCAGACGTTGCAGCTCGCTTTCAATCGACGCCACACGATCCAGCACCGAGCCAGATGTCGAAATCCCCCCGGCACCGCCCGTTGTGCTTAACTCGCGCTTCAGCTTTTGCACCTCGACATACAACACTGTCATCTCCTGACGGATATCGGCCAAGGTTTCGGCCCGTGTTTGGGCCAAGGATGGGCTTGCCATGGCGAGCAAGCATGCGGTTACCAGAGGCAGATAATGGCGCATTCAGGGCTCCTGTCAGGTCAGCGTATCAGCTTGTCGGGCCAACCGAGATCACGGTAACGGCACGGCGGTTCTGAGCATAGCAGCTTTCTTCGCTGCAAATCTCGATAGGGCGTTCCTTGCCATAGCTGACGGTGCGCAAACGCGCGGCCGGTACACCTCGGCTTAGCAGATACTCCTGAACCGAGTTGGCGCGACGTGCGCCCAGTGCCAGGTTGTATTCCCTTGTGCCCTGCTCGTCGGCGTGACCTTCGATCACTGCGTTATAGTCCGTGTTGGTCATCAGCCAGTCCGCCTGTCCATCCAACGTGACGCGCGCCTGCGGTGTCAGCGTATACTGGTCAACAACGAACAGCACGCGGTCGCCCACGGCCTGCTGAAAATAGGCAGGCGACGATGGGTCGCTGGCAGATCCGGCAATGCCGCCATTTCCGCCATTCAGGTCGACGGTATTCGTATCATCGAACCGCCCCGGATCGGTACAGGCGGCCAGCGCGAGACCCGCGCACAATATCAAAAGTCTGGTCAGGTTGGTCATTGGTTTGCCCCGCTCAATTTGCTCAATATGTCGTGTTCACTGCTTTTTTCAACACTTCTACCACAGGCACCGCGTCAAGGGAAACGCCGCCTTACTTACTGTAAGGGCGACCATGACGGATCACTGGCCCCGGTTGACGTCGACACCCGGCGCAGGTTCCGCCCGGTGATATCCACCGAATAGAGGCTCGCCGCACCCTGCGCGCCCTGCGTTTCGCGGGTGAACATGATCACCCGTCCGTTGGGGGACCACGTCGGTCCCTCGTCCAGAAAAGAGGCGGTCAGCAACCGCTCTTCGCTACCATCGGTGCGCATCACTCCTATGTGGAACCGGCCCTTTGATTGTTTTGTAAACGCGATCAGATCGCCGCGTGGGGACCAGACCGGCGTGCCGTACTGACCCGTTCCGCTGCTGATGCGCTGCGCCTCGCCGCCGCTGGCATTCATAACATAGATCTGGTTCGATCCGCTGCGGTCGCTCTCAAAAACGATCTGCTGCCCATCCGGGCTAAAGCTTGGGGCGGTCTCGATGGAGGGCGCATTGGTTAGCTGAGTCCCACGCCCGCTGCCGACATCCATTCGGAAAAGATCGGTGTTGCCGCCCCGGCTGAGTGAATAAACGACTGTATTACCATCCGGCCCAAAGCGCGGCGCAAAACTCATCGTGCCGTCCTGACTTTCCAGTACCCGGCGGCGGACGCTGGCCACGTCCAGAACATAGATGCGCGGGAAGCCCGTCTCGTAACTGGTGTAGAGAATGCGATCACCGGTGGGTGAAAACCGCGGTGCCAGAACGATCGACGAACTGTCCGTCAGATAGGTCACGTTCGCACCGTCATAATCCATGATCGCCAGTCGTTTGGCCCGCTTGTCCTTGGGACCGCTTTCGGCAACAAACACAACCCGGCTGTCGAAATATCCGCCCTCACCCGTGATGCGGCTATAGACTTGATCGGCGACCTTGTGTGCGATCCGCCGCCAGCCGTCCTGCGTTCCGACCAGTTGCAATCCACTGCCCAGTTCTTGGCCCGCGAACACATCCCAGATGCGAAACCTGACGACCAGCTTGCCGCTGGCATCGACACTGACAGCCCCTGTCACAAGTGCCTGAGCATTGACCGCCTTCCAGTCAGCGAACTGCACCGGACTATTAAAGCTGGTGATCCGGCTGATAAACGCTTTGGCCGGGATCTCGCGAAACAGCCCCGTTCCCGTGAGATCAGCCGCGATCACACCCGCGATGTTGCGCGCCGCCTCTTCGCCGGCGGCGTTATCGGCGACGAATGCGGGCACCGCAAATGGCATCGGCTCGATCACGCCTTCGGTGATCTCGATCCGGAGCGGTCCGTCCTGCGCCACAGCGGGTTGCATGA from Roseovarius pelagicus includes the following:
- the tilS gene encoding tRNA lysidine(34) synthetase TilS codes for the protein MPVTQDGLSLQDRIAGHFLPHVPDTLGVAVSGGSDSLALLHLLASWRGASLRVVTVDHGLRPEAATEAQQVAEVCETLGVRHDTLHWDGWDGQGNLPDRARQARYCLMAEWARNNGIDDIALGHTADDQAETLLMRLARRAGIDGLAAMASRRVMDRVTFHRPMLRMTRAALRADLTQRGVSWIDDPSNADGAYRRVRARRALEVLVPLGLTAEGLTQSAHHLAEARATLAYYAAIEARNAVDFHSGDVLLDRARMAALRPDIARRILSAALGWVAGPGYGARGREIDTALQAINAGQQTTLYGCVIMAGSNQVRIIRELEAVKSLQATPGALWDGRWRLTGPDLPGAEIRALGSEGRIACPDWRETGLPRGSIEAGPGVWQRDTLIAAPLAGAANGWTAELCRTPDDFHSGLLSH
- the ybgF gene encoding tol-pal system protein YbgF, whose protein sequence is MRHYLPLVTACLLAMASPSLAQTRAETLADIRQEMTVLYVEVQKLKRELSTTGGAGGISTSGSVLDRVASIESELQRLTAKTEELELRVNRIVSDGTNRLGDLEFRLVELEGGDVSTLGETSTLGGGALPEGSAVSAVPGTTSPEQSDTAEMAVGEKADYDAAAAALTAGNYAEAATLFATFRENYPGGPLSDDAGLKRGEALEGAGELADAARAYLDLFSAAPQGPLAADALFRLGRALGRLGQTEEACLTLAEVEVRYPSATAVADANSAMQNLGCQ
- the pal gene encoding peptidoglycan-associated lipoprotein Pal, whose protein sequence is MTNLTRLLILCAGLALAACTDPGRFDDTNTVDLNGGNGGIAGSASDPSSPAYFQQAVGDRVLFVVDQYTLTPQARVTLDGQADWLMTNTDYNAVIEGHADEQGTREYNLALGARRANSVQEYLLSRGVPAARLRTVSYGKERPIEICSEESCYAQNRRAVTVISVGPTS
- the tolB gene encoding Tol-Pal system beta propeller repeat protein TolB, translated to MHRFLTLLTVLLTTVVMQPAVAQDGPLRIEITEGVIEPMPFAVPAFVADNAAGEEAARNIAGVIAADLTGTGLFREIPAKAFISRITSFNSPVQFADWKAVNAQALVTGAVSVDASGKLVVRFRIWDVFAGQELGSGLQLVGTQDGWRRIAHKVADQVYSRITGEGGYFDSRVVFVAESGPKDKRAKRLAIMDYDGANVTYLTDSSSIVLAPRFSPTGDRILYTSYETGFPRIYVLDVASVRRRVLESQDGTMSFAPRFGPDGNTVVYSLSRGGNTDLFRMDVGSGRGTQLTNAPSIETAPSFSPDGQQIVFESDRSGSNQIYVMNASGGEAQRISSGTGQYGTPVWSPRGDLIAFTKQSKGRFHIGVMRTDGSEERLLTASFLDEGPTWSPNGRVIMFTRETQGAQGAASLYSVDITGRNLRRVSTSTGASDPSWSPLQ